A single region of the Dehalobacter sp. 12DCB1 genome encodes:
- a CDS encoding GGDEF domain-containing protein, with translation MIKYKPLERKFLLFRWGLLIVALAELIRFQGSFTGVFFVGFFIALLYDAFISVCVFSKDTRAEKLIRLSLVLDIPVCTLLMAGNVELLNMLFFSYFFFVSFHGMRYGIPGLIIAATESVASLFITSFKISDLFVSVNIYLFSLVLLAFGFIIVFEVNSLLNISQYQFRKAKNQAARDPLTGLPNRLLLEKSFQKAVSNYQRTGQPFCIAIFDIDNFKKINDQKGHVFGDKVLLVLARVLKTNARATDFICRYGGEEFLIILYGCVLEDACLKADKIREEFALNSYFDKPLTVSAGVCLYQKGCSLTENIEIADKALYAAKTAGKNRVISGSRFGVDPFHKEA, from the coding sequence TTGATCAAATATAAACCGCTGGAACGAAAATTCCTGCTCTTTAGGTGGGGACTGCTTATTGTCGCCCTGGCTGAGCTGATCCGTTTTCAGGGCTCTTTCACGGGCGTGTTTTTTGTTGGTTTCTTTATCGCCCTTCTATATGATGCATTTATTTCCGTTTGTGTCTTCAGCAAGGACACCAGGGCCGAGAAACTGATCCGACTCAGCTTAGTGCTTGATATTCCTGTTTGTACCTTGTTGATGGCAGGAAATGTTGAATTACTGAATATGCTCTTTTTTTCCTATTTCTTCTTTGTTTCTTTTCACGGCATGCGTTATGGGATTCCGGGTTTGATCATTGCGGCGACCGAAAGTGTAGCCTCTTTATTCATTACGTCATTTAAGATCTCGGATCTGTTTGTATCCGTGAATATCTATCTGTTCAGTCTTGTGCTCCTGGCCTTCGGTTTCATCATTGTGTTTGAAGTCAACAGTTTGCTGAATATCAGCCAATATCAGTTCAGAAAGGCCAAAAATCAGGCGGCCAGAGATCCGCTGACGGGGCTTCCGAACCGTCTGCTGTTGGAAAAGAGTTTTCAGAAGGCTGTATCCAATTATCAGAGGACAGGGCAGCCTTTTTGCATTGCCATTTTTGATATTGATAATTTTAAAAAGATAAATGATCAGAAGGGGCATGTCTTTGGCGATAAGGTCTTGCTGGTTTTAGCCCGTGTTTTAAAAACAAATGCCAGGGCAACTGATTTTATCTGCCGTTACGGCGGTGAGGAGTTTCTGATTATTCTTTATGGTTGCGTCCTGGAGGACGCCTGCCTGAAAGCGGATAAAATCAGGGAAGAATTTGCACTTAACAGTTATTTTGATAAGCCACTGACCGTGAGTGCCGGTGTCTGTCTCTATCAAAAAGGTTGCTCGCTGACTGAAAATATTGAGATTGCGGATAAAGCACTTTACGCTGCCAAAACAGCAGGGAAGAACAGGGTCATCTCAGGCAGCCGTTTTGGCGTTGATCCTTTCCATAAAGAAGCTTAA